From one Sulfurimonas sp. genomic stretch:
- a CDS encoding TolC family protein, with protein sequence MKSNKYTLCLFLCGLLFSGADAEVLNFSRAYGLALENANNIRSSVYVSEAEKEKIKQEESQLYPQINFSTSYKKSELEANPTGHMTRQGLITYSLSARQSIYNPETYTRIDMQESRSKYSGIKVEYEKEDLAQKLFKTYLDILKSQNKIRLLESYLEYNRSKLEQLSKKFDMDMSNKMDLLQMRVEYNSAQIELDKESKLFHVYDLKFKQYVGNIEYELPKIESDKLILETIKEMKAQVLGKSDLEKSLKVKQAEAAVEISNSELENAKSGHLPKVTFDAAYSKYDTDTPTIDAPYDNTSYAMISFNMPIYSGGYVSSRVDSSRLMRKAAGEDLENAKKEVLVQHGEYLAIFEASAESVGMYKKALESAELYLQAINQGYDYGLKSIIDLNDAKNKLNEVKYKYVENMYEMVNSYIGLLMVTNNFKELNLLDKLVE encoded by the coding sequence ATGAAGAGTAATAAATATACGCTTTGTCTGTTTCTGTGCGGACTGTTATTTAGCGGTGCGGATGCCGAAGTTTTAAATTTTTCAAGAGCGTACGGGCTTGCTCTTGAAAATGCGAACAATATTCGTTCATCCGTTTATGTCTCAGAAGCGGAAAAAGAGAAGATAAAACAAGAAGAGTCTCAACTTTATCCTCAAATAAATTTCTCTACATCATATAAAAAGTCGGAGTTAGAAGCGAATCCGACAGGACATATGACAAGACAAGGTTTGATAACTTACTCGCTTAGCGCCAGACAATCTATTTATAATCCTGAAACTTACACAAGAATAGATATGCAGGAGTCAAGAAGCAAATATTCAGGAATAAAAGTTGAATATGAAAAAGAAGATTTGGCTCAAAAGCTCTTTAAAACATATCTTGATATTTTAAAATCACAAAACAAGATAAGATTGTTGGAATCTTATCTTGAGTACAATAGATCTAAACTTGAACAGTTAAGCAAAAAATTTGATATGGATATGTCAAATAAGATGGATCTGCTTCAAATGAGGGTCGAGTATAATTCTGCGCAGATAGAGCTTGACAAAGAGAGCAAGTTATTTCATGTTTATGATCTGAAATTTAAACAATATGTCGGAAACATTGAATATGAACTACCAAAAATTGAGTCTGACAAGCTGATTTTAGAAACCATAAAAGAGATGAAAGCGCAAGTTTTAGGCAAGAGCGATTTGGAAAAAAGTTTAAAGGTTAAACAAGCCGAGGCAGCGGTTGAGATATCTAACTCGGAGTTGGAAAATGCAAAAAGCGGACACTTGCCAAAAGTGACTTTTGATGCGGCATACTCAAAGTATGATACCGATACTCCGACTATTGACGCGCCTTATGACAATACCAGCTATGCAATGATTAGCTTCAATATGCCGATTTACAGCGGCGGTTATGTTTCATCAAGGGTTGATTCATCCAGACTTATGAGAAAAGCTGCCGGCGAAGATTTGGAAAATGCAAAAAAAGAGGTTCTCGTACAGCATGGTGAATATTTAGCAATCTTTGAAGCTTCGGCAGAATCGGTCGGTATGTATAAAAAAGCTCTTGAATCGGCGGAACTTTACCTGCAAGCGATAAATCAAGGGTATGATTACGGACTTAAAAGTATTATTGATCTAAACGATGCTAAAAATAAACTAAATGAAGTAAAATACAAATATGTAGAAAATATGTATGAGATGGTAAACTCATATATCGGACTTTTAATGGTTACGAATAACTTTAAAGAGTTAAATCTCTTGGATAAATTAGTAGAATAG
- a CDS encoding sugar transferase, which produces MNSFKLSTSLYLLISLLLSADFLVLFLSLKAAQFTQKESVDISLYFWILILILSSFATQKIYVIRYDFWGDAKKILKVFFFSFFVVFTVISLARISDVYSVPFLLNFFVIAIFATLFFKRLFKKLLFSFDFFKIKVRVMADKENYKTICGEITKNWYFGYEVDDENYDIVIVSSRGFEINRLQESIREFSHNTKDIYLIPYLDNVDFSHTTIVDFSNIRFSALHIENRLLNYKNIFIKYFFEKIVVIMLFPFVLILHLFIRYFIKTDSKGETFFKQQRLGKNSEPFECYKYRTMYENSQNILDEYLLQNPDEVEYYAKFHKYKNDPRITKVGGFLRKTSLDELPQFYNILKGDMNLIGPRPYMPEELGDMGKDNKEIILKVKPGLTGLWQVSGRNELTFKERVDLDVWYIQNWSLWMDFVIFLKTINAVVLKVGAK; this is translated from the coding sequence ATGAACAGTTTTAAACTTAGCACTTCACTCTATCTGCTTATATCTTTACTTTTGAGTGCTGATTTTTTAGTGCTTTTTCTCTCTCTAAAAGCAGCACAATTTACACAAAAAGAGAGTGTGGATATTTCTCTTTATTTTTGGATTTTAATTTTAATACTCTCCTCTTTTGCTACCCAAAAAATATATGTAATCAGGTATGATTTTTGGGGTGATGCCAAAAAAATACTCAAAGTGTTTTTCTTCTCCTTTTTTGTTGTTTTTACGGTTATTTCTCTTGCTAGAATATCCGATGTATATTCAGTGCCGTTTTTACTGAATTTTTTTGTTATAGCCATATTTGCCACTCTTTTTTTTAAAAGATTATTTAAAAAACTTCTTTTTTCGTTTGACTTTTTTAAAATCAAAGTCAGAGTTATGGCTGATAAAGAGAACTACAAAACAATATGCGGTGAAATAACGAAAAATTGGTATTTTGGATATGAAGTTGATGATGAGAACTACGATATTGTCATAGTCTCCTCAAGAGGTTTTGAGATAAACAGACTTCAAGAGTCTATAAGAGAATTTTCGCACAACACCAAAGATATATATCTCATTCCGTATCTGGATAATGTAGATTTTTCGCATACTACGATAGTCGACTTTTCAAATATAAGATTTTCGGCTCTGCATATAGAAAACAGGCTCTTAAACTATAAAAATATATTTATAAAATATTTCTTTGAAAAAATAGTCGTAATTATGCTTTTTCCTTTTGTTCTTATTTTGCATCTTTTTATTCGCTATTTTATAAAAACGGATTCAAAGGGAGAGACCTTTTTTAAACAGCAAAGGCTCGGCAAAAATTCCGAACCGTTTGAGTGTTATAAATACCGCACAATGTATGAGAACAGCCAAAATATCTTGGATGAATACCTTTTGCAAAACCCTGATGAGGTAGAGTACTATGCGAAGTTTCATAAATACAAAAATGACCCGCGGATTACAAAAGTCGGCGGATTTTTAAGAAAAACATCGCTTGACGAGCTGCCGCAGTTTTACAATATACTAAAGGGCGATATGAATCTAATAGGCCCGCGGCCTTATATGCCTGAAGAACTAGGCGATATGGGCAAAGACAATAAAGAGATAATACTTAAAGTAAAACCGGGATTGACCGGTTTATGGCAAGTTAGCGGGCGAAATGAGCTTACTTTTAAAGAGAGAGTCGATTTGGATGTTTGGTATATACAAAATTGGTCGTTATGGATGGATTTTGTTATTTTCCTTAAAACGATTAATGCGGTAGTGTTAAAAGTAGGCGCTAAATAA
- a CDS encoding ABC transporter permease has product MIWNAFLLALREIRRSAMRSALTTLGIVIGIASVIAMVMLGDATTAYVSQSISKLGTNILIVLPGQQRQGPPSTDSTARRFTHSDVDALKKEVDNIRGVAPVGSNTMQAVYGNKNHSATVEGTNNDYFVVKDWVFASGRNFLGAELQGGKAVCVIGETVRKELFDSGDPIGASIRLKNFSCEVIGLLKPKGATMFGMDQDNIIVVPIRMFQRRVSGNQEISRIMISASSAATIESVKASITSLLQERRRIQTGEENDFNIRDMREMVQTLSSTTQMLTILLGAVAAISLLVGGIGIMNIMLVSVTERTREIGIRLAIGALEREVLLQFLVEAVVLSSLGGIIGIVFGISTGIAITLFFDLPLIFNTFIVIVAFLFSTLVGIVFGFFPAKKAARLNPIDALRHE; this is encoded by the coding sequence ATGATTTGGAACGCCTTTTTACTTGCACTTCGCGAGATTCGCAGAAGCGCTATGCGTTCAGCACTTACAACTTTAGGAATAGTCATAGGCATCGCTTCGGTTATTGCTATGGTAATGCTCGGAGATGCAACAACTGCTTATGTCTCACAAAGTATCTCTAAACTTGGGACAAATATACTGATTGTTTTGCCGGGTCAGCAGCGACAAGGACCGCCAAGCACCGACTCAACGGCAAGAAGATTTACGCATAGCGATGTTGATGCACTCAAAAAAGAGGTTGATAATATTCGCGGTGTCGCACCCGTCGGTTCAAACACTATGCAAGCGGTCTACGGCAATAAAAATCACTCCGCAACGGTCGAGGGAACAAATAACGACTATTTTGTAGTTAAAGATTGGGTGTTTGCATCGGGGAGAAACTTTTTAGGAGCCGAACTTCAAGGAGGAAAAGCAGTTTGCGTAATAGGCGAGACGGTAAGAAAAGAGCTGTTTGACAGCGGAGATCCCATAGGAGCGTCAATAAGACTTAAAAACTTCTCTTGTGAAGTAATTGGACTGCTTAAGCCTAAAGGGGCAACGATGTTTGGAATGGATCAGGACAACATCATCGTTGTTCCGATTCGAATGTTCCAACGCAGAGTCAGCGGAAATCAGGAAATATCAAGGATTATGATTTCGGCTTCCTCGGCTGCAACCATAGAGAGCGTAAAAGCATCCATAACCTCACTTTTACAGGAGCGACGCAGGATTCAAACCGGAGAAGAGAATGATTTTAATATTCGTGATATGCGCGAAATGGTTCAAACACTCTCTTCGACTACTCAGATGCTCACCATCTTGCTTGGAGCGGTTGCCGCTATTAGTCTTTTGGTAGGCGGTATCGGCATTATGAACATTATGCTCGTCTCAGTCACCGAGAGAACTCGTGAAATAGGCATACGGCTTGCCATAGGAGCGCTTGAGAGAGAAGTTTTGCTTCAGTTTTTGGTTGAAGCCGTCGTTCTCTCCTCTCTTGGCGGAATTATCGGCATAGTCTTTGGAATAAGTACGGGAATCGCAATTACGCTATTTTTTGATTTACCGCTTATTTTTAACACTTTTATAGTTATTGTGGCTTTTTTATTCTCAACCTTAGTCGGAATCGTATTTGGATTTTTTCCGGCAAAAAAAGCGGCACGACTTAACCCTATCGACGCGCTAAGGCATGAGTAG
- a CDS encoding ABC transporter ATP-binding protein yields MEQKYVIELHNATKFYGEGEAKTFALQGVDLQVAHGEFLAVMGPSGSGKSTTMNIIGCLDTPSSGNYLFEGVDVGFLSRDQRALLRRNYIGFIFQGFNLLGKTTAVENVELPLLYRGFNAEQRYEMAMEALRSVGLESVANHTPAELSGGQQQRVAIARAIATKPLVLLADEPTGNLDTAKSIEIMELLQSFNREKGITIIMVTHEMEMAKYASRTVHFRDGGIDEGYDKKVLL; encoded by the coding sequence ATGGAACAAAAATATGTAATCGAACTTCATAATGCCACAAAATTTTACGGTGAGGGCGAGGCTAAGACATTTGCTCTGCAAGGCGTAGATCTGCAAGTTGCACACGGAGAATTTTTAGCGGTTATGGGACCAAGCGGCTCGGGAAAATCAACCACTATGAACATTATCGGCTGTCTTGACACCCCAAGCAGCGGCAACTATCTATTTGAGGGAGTTGATGTCGGCTTTCTCTCAAGAGATCAGCGCGCACTGCTTAGGAGAAACTACATCGGGTTTATTTTTCAAGGATTTAACCTGCTTGGAAAAACGACTGCCGTTGAAAATGTCGAACTGCCTCTCCTTTACCGCGGGTTTAACGCAGAGCAAAGATATGAAATGGCAATGGAAGCGCTAAGAAGCGTGGGGCTTGAGAGCGTCGCAAACCACACGCCCGCCGAACTCTCAGGCGGTCAGCAGCAACGAGTTGCCATTGCCCGTGCAATTGCCACAAAACCGCTTGTTTTACTTGCTGATGAGCCGACGGGAAACTTGGATACTGCAAAAAGTATTGAAATAATGGAACTGTTGCAATCCTTTAATCGTGAAAAAGGAATTACTATAATAATGGTAACTCATGAGATGGAAATGGCAAAATACGCCTCAAGAACAGTCCATTTTCGGGACGGCGGAATTGATGAGGGATATGACAAAAAGGTGCTTCTATGA
- a CDS encoding efflux RND transporter periplasmic adaptor subunit, producing the protein MNSPQNNSIENTLGLTIKPKKSYKKYLWAGFVLLLLASGGGWYAYIEKADENLNYQTAPVERKTITTTVSATGNMEPTNTVDVGIEVSGTISEVLVDYNERVNTGQLMARLDTVKLSSKVTSYQAALSKFEANIAEAMSSKNKAQNEWERVEKMVKATNGNYPSKQDVDSAFAVLESAKASVQAAKAARDQANAELKAIRDDLRKAVVLSPINGIVLERKVEPGQTVVAAMQTPILFKLAQDLTKMKVIVSVDEADIGEVKEGQKVKFSVDAYPQKLFDGTLTQLRLNSQIVNGVVTYNAVVSVENPELLLRPGMTASAQIITGVLNNALTVPNAALRFNPTFKKDEIPKNAKNHSGNSTPHVWIVRKNKPFKVEVETGKSDGSSTIVTKGEIEQTDLVLIGTKEP; encoded by the coding sequence ATGAACAGCCCACAAAACAACTCTATAGAAAATACTCTAGGACTCACTATTAAACCAAAAAAATCTTATAAGAAATATTTATGGGCGGGGTTTGTCTTGCTCCTTTTAGCATCAGGCGGCGGATGGTATGCTTATATAGAAAAAGCAGACGAAAACCTGAACTATCAAACGGCACCCGTAGAGAGAAAAACCATCACCACGACGGTATCGGCAACCGGAAATATGGAACCGACAAATACCGTTGATGTCGGTATAGAAGTTTCAGGTACCATAAGTGAAGTTTTAGTCGATTACAATGAAAGAGTTAATACAGGGCAGCTTATGGCACGGCTAGACACCGTAAAACTCTCCTCTAAAGTAACAAGTTATCAAGCCGCTCTCTCAAAATTTGAAGCAAATATTGCCGAAGCGATGTCTTCAAAAAACAAAGCGCAAAATGAGTGGGAAAGAGTTGAAAAAATGGTTAAGGCAACCAACGGAAACTACCCCTCAAAACAAGATGTCGATTCTGCTTTTGCGGTACTCGAATCTGCCAAAGCTTCAGTACAAGCGGCAAAAGCTGCGCGTGACCAAGCAAATGCCGAACTAAAAGCGATAAGAGACGATCTTCGAAAAGCGGTTGTTCTCTCTCCCATAAACGGAATTGTTTTAGAAAGAAAAGTTGAACCGGGACAAACCGTCGTTGCCGCTATGCAAACACCTATTTTATTTAAACTGGCACAAGATTTGACTAAAATGAAAGTAATAGTAAGCGTAGATGAAGCCGACATAGGAGAGGTAAAAGAGGGGCAAAAGGTTAAATTTAGCGTCGATGCCTATCCGCAAAAACTCTTTGACGGAACGCTTACTCAGTTGCGTCTAAACTCGCAGATAGTAAACGGAGTTGTTACATACAATGCCGTTGTAAGCGTAGAAAATCCCGAACTTTTGCTTCGCCCCGGAATGACGGCTTCGGCACAAATAATAACCGGTGTTTTAAATAATGCTCTTACCGTACCAAACGCCGCACTCCGCTTTAATCCGACTTTTAAAAAAGATGAAATCCCAAAAAATGCCAAAAACCATTCCGGCAATTCAACGCCCCATGTGTGGATTGTTCGCAAAAATAAACCGTTTAAAGTAGAAGTTGAAACAGGGAAAAGTGACGGCAGTTCGACTATTGTTACAAAGGGAGAAATTGAACAAACCGATTTGGTTTTAATCGGAACAAAAGAGCCGTGA
- a CDS encoding TolC family protein — protein sequence MKRYVLFYLNIFLITLYAGETEFLSPQKQNLLREEQNRYESEYEKLKYNWIAPINLNASYGYDKSAIGEHANNKKISASVSQDVFRSGGITYQIAYADAKKTSNKIALDMEIASINEKLFSAILNYKKALRQKDQSELNLKNREIEIFIKQQLYDVGKADITELNNALMGQSSELKNLAAYNYALAQQRYEISKISDINPDTFLLREFALTKESDYLQNNLELNYARSQSVGNEYLYGIAKSSYLPSVALNANIGYQDYDAKKLSNGYDGGFYGAGISVNVPLAYNSSATIEEAKSAHLKQLADVVDKERSAKASYAQSLELIQNYRSQIEITSKNLALYDELIATIKAGVDAGVKTGYDLQTLKNSKAIEEQTIKINEINIQLELAKIHFALKNSKDI from the coding sequence ATGAAGAGATATGTTCTATTTTACCTAAACATTTTTTTAATAACTCTATATGCCGGTGAGACGGAATTTCTTTCACCGCAGAAGCAAAATCTTTTACGCGAAGAGCAAAACCGTTACGAGTCCGAGTATGAAAAACTAAAATACAACTGGATAGCGCCCATTAATCTAAACGCTTCTTACGGCTACGACAAAAGTGCTATCGGCGAACATGCAAATAATAAAAAAATCTCTGCTTCCGTCTCTCAAGATGTTTTTCGCTCCGGAGGTATCACTTACCAGATAGCCTATGCCGATGCAAAAAAAACATCTAACAAAATTGCGCTGGATATGGAGATTGCATCCATAAACGAAAAACTTTTCAGTGCCATATTAAATTATAAAAAAGCTCTCCGCCAAAAAGATCAAAGCGAGCTAAATCTTAAAAACAGAGAGATTGAAATCTTCATCAAACAGCAACTTTACGATGTCGGAAAAGCTGACATAACAGAGCTAAACAATGCGCTTATGGGGCAAAGCAGCGAACTTAAAAATCTGGCTGCTTACAACTACGCCTTAGCACAGCAGCGATATGAGATTTCAAAAATAAGCGATATAAATCCCGATACTTTTTTGCTTAGAGAGTTTGCTTTAACCAAAGAGAGCGACTATCTTCAAAATAACCTAGAGCTAAACTATGCCCGCTCACAAAGCGTGGGTAACGAGTACCTCTACGGTATAGCAAAGAGCAGTTATCTGCCATCAGTCGCTCTAAATGCCAACATCGGGTATCAGGATTATGATGCCAAGAAACTATCAAACGGCTATGACGGCGGTTTTTACGGTGCGGGAATTTCCGTAAATGTACCGCTTGCATACAATTCATCCGCCACAATAGAAGAAGCAAAATCTGCACACTTAAAACAGTTGGCAGATGTAGTCGATAAAGAGCGAAGCGCCAAAGCTTCTTATGCGCAGTCACTGGAGCTTATACAAAATTACCGCAGCCAAATAGAGATTACTTCAAAAAATCTAGCTCTTTATGATGAACTAATAGCAACTATAAAAGCCGGGGTCGATGCAGGAGTAAAAACAGGATATGATTTGCAAACTTTAAAAAATTCAAAAGCAATCGAAGAACAGACTATAAAAATCAATGAAATAAATATACAACTTGAGTTGGCAAAGATTCATTTTGCCCTCAAAAATAGCAAGGATATTTAA